The Candidatus Aenigmatarchaeota archaeon genome segment GCGTTGCCCTGATGATGAACGGCAAATAAGGAGGTGGAAGGCAATGAAGAGGCACATATCACAACTCCAGAAAAATTGCATGCAGGGAGACTTTAGCTGTAGGCGTAAGCAAAGGCAGGCGCTTTTGCACTGGGCTTATGACAGCCGGGGGCTTTAGCATAAATATCGGATTCCATAGAATCGAATGGAAGAGAAAATTAAGAAAAACCTGACAATTACCCAAAAGGAGCACGACGAGTGGCACAGGAAGAACCCCGGCTATGACGAGAAAGACAAGAAGGCGCATAAGCTTTGCCACAAAAAGATTGGGCTCACTGTAAGGAAAAGCTAGTTTGCCTGGTGGTTACCGCCACAAAAAGTGCCAGGATAGCAGAGCTATCAGCAGCCCGAGAACGTAGCCCATGGGAATAATCTTCCTGCCCTTGAACTTAATCCATGGGTAATAGTCGGAAAATTTTGTCCAGTATTCCTTTGGCTTGACAGCAGGGTTTACCCAGTACCAGAAGAAGTCCTCCAGAATCATGCCCGAGAAGTACGCGCTTACAAGGATTCCAAAAAGCTGCGAGTTCCAGCCGTAGATTACCAGAGGAAGCGAGAGCAGAAGCGGCCACATGACGACAAAGACATAGAAGTGGTAGCCCGAAAAGACGAAGTGCTTTCCCAGTTTTATCTTCCAGCCGACTTTGCGCTTGTCCCAGGGGTTTCTCCCCTCGACGTACGCTTCCCAAAAAGACGTGGCAATCATCGCTGCATAGATCCAGATGAAAACAAGCAGCGTGTTCATAATAGTTTTTTCCAGAATATAAATTAGTGGCTGATTCTACACAGAAGTAAGGAATGCCGAGTGTTTGATTGTAGTACAAAAGTGTCCGATTTTTCGAAACTATAAATATGGCTTAAGCCAAGTTTATCTATGACGTCTAATTTTGGCTTTGTAGGATTTGACGGAACAGAAAACAAGCGGACAATTTTTGCAGCAGATGCAGCGAATAAGTACACGGGAAATGATGGCGACCTTAATGTTCTTTTGCGAAATCCCCATCCGACGGCAAGGGCAACACTTGCCTATATGCAAAGGGATTGCCAGAATGTCGTTCCTTACATAAGCGACGAAGGAACAAGACAGAAGTGGGAAGGGCATGGGGTAAAGGTAGCAGGGAATTATCAGGATTTCCTGAGAGCTTCAGATGCCTTGATGATAGGGACACCTTCTCACCAGGAACCGCTTTATGTAAGAGACGGGCTCAACGAGGGATGTTTCATAGCCTTGATGGGCGGAGCGGACAGGGAAGAAATACTCAAGGACCTCGAAGAGAAGAAGTTTAACGTAGGCTGTGGATTGAAGGAGGACCTTACGGGAGAGTTTTTCTTTGGTATGCAAAACTATGGAGAATTCCTTGAGCGTGATCCTCAGTTGGTACAATGCACCAGCTGCAACACAACCGGCTTAAGCCGACTGGCTTATGCGGCAAGACCTCTGGGACTGACCAATATGGCGGGCAACATAGACAGGAGGATTGCTGATCCGCCGGGATCGGCTAAGGGATACATCAATTCAGTAGAGTTTGGTGATAAGCCGGGACACCAGGGAGAAGATGCAGGGACAGTTTTCAAAGATGTGGACTTTAAGATCAGGGCAAGCAAGATTCCCACAACCGTACCTCATGTCAACGACCTGATGCTGGTTTTTGAGGGAGAGGTCACACCTAAAGAACTTGTTGACGCTTTAGCAGGCACAAGCGGAGTGGTTGTGATGCCTTACAAGAGTGAAGGCAAGAAATACAGTGCTACAGGAAATATCCTGGAGAATGTCCAAATCGGTCTCAGAAGGCCTTGGTCGCCAAATGTCTATGAAGCGCTGGTTTCTGAAGCGATAATCCCTGTAAACTTGGGTGACAAAACGATGCTACAGACAAAGTCAATGACCGAACAAATGTCTATCGCTGTTCCAAACCATGTGGAAGCGCTTCTTCTGAACATGAGATACCCCGAAAGTGAAGTCAGGAGAACTATAGATGAGTCGCTTGGGCTTCTTCACGGCGTTTGGCCAGACAAATTGAGTGCATACTAAGACCAAAATTTATTTTTTCGCTTTTTTCTTCTCATTTGGATTGCTTTTGCGCTGGCTTTGAAATATGTCGATGAACGCAAGGGCCAGGCCAATTCCAATCAGGCTGTAGCCAACTGCCCGGTTATCCCCGAAAATGATTCCTGCAAGGACAAAGGCAAACGCAATGCTTGCCAGCGTTGACAGGGGTTTTGGCTTCCTGCCTTTTAAGAGCAGGGCAACGAATGCGATTGCAAGAAGCGACAGCAATGCCAGTACTATGTAAAGCGAAGCAACACCCACCATAACCTAATTATGGATTAGGTTATAAATGCTTCAGTTTGGGCCGGGCCTCTTGCCTCAAAAAATCTTCGTTTCTCGAACCTTGGCAGCTGCTTAATCGAATACTCAAGCTTTGCCGCTGCAACCTTGTCGGGAACTTTGACAGAACCCACCAGCCGGAATGGCCTCCGGGCCTTTGTATACTTTGCGCCCTTTCCTGCCCAGTGGGCTTTGAGGCGTTTACTCAGGTCATTGGTGATTCCGCAGTAATATGTGCCGTCCCTGCATTCAAGAAGGTAGACAAACCAGTTGCTTGGTAAAGGAACCATAATTTACTTCAAAGGCAAAAACCTTTCCATAAAGGAGCGCGTCCTTGTTGCAAAACTGTCTTTTCTGCCGGCCTTCAAGCACAAAGCCAGGATCCCTTTGAATTTCTGCCCGTCTGAGTATATTTCCACAAGTGCAGGTAGGTCTGCTCTGCCCGCAACCCTGGCGATTATCTCCATAATAAACCCCGCATTCATTTCAAGTGTTTACTGGAGTATAGTAATATATTTATAACCCATTGGTGATAATTTATGGTGGATAAGGGAGTGGAGAGTGGAGAGAAAAGGGCGGAAGGAGAGGCAATCGGCTCCGAAAAAGCGGTTTCTGTGGCCACTGGCAAGTCCGGGGGCGAAAGTAATGATCCCGGAAAGGATTACGAAGAGTTTACTCTTGAGAATGGGTTTCGGGTGGCGTATCAAGCTACACCCACAAAAACAATCTCAGCCAAGATTAGGATTCATCATGGCGCTTTGAACGAATTGCCTGGCCAGGAGGGATATCTGCATTTTCTTGAACACGTGCTCGGT includes the following:
- a CDS encoding glyceraldehyde-3-phosphate dehydrogenase, encoding MTSNFGFVGFDGTENKRTIFAADAANKYTGNDGDLNVLLRNPHPTARATLAYMQRDCQNVVPYISDEGTRQKWEGHGVKVAGNYQDFLRASDALMIGTPSHQEPLYVRDGLNEGCFIALMGGADREEILKDLEEKKFNVGCGLKEDLTGEFFFGMQNYGEFLERDPQLVQCTSCNTTGLSRLAYAARPLGLTNMAGNIDRRIADPPGSAKGYINSVEFGDKPGHQGEDAGTVFKDVDFKIRASKIPTTVPHVNDLMLVFEGEVTPKELVDALAGTSGVVVMPYKSEGKKYSATGNILENVQIGLRRPWSPNVYEALVSEAIIPVNLGDKTMLQTKSMTEQMSIAVPNHVEALLLNMRYPESEVRRTIDESLGLLHGVWPDKLSAY
- a CDS encoding GIY-YIG nuclease family protein; translation: MVPLPSNWFVYLLECRDGTYYCGITNDLSKRLKAHWAGKGAKYTKARRPFRLVGSVKVPDKVAAAKLEYSIKQLPRFEKRRFFEARGPAQTEAFIT